In Symmachiella dynata, the following are encoded in one genomic region:
- a CDS encoding heavy metal translocating P-type ATPase yields MTDPRNACEFCGLPVPDPWWGSHRPEEDDTEPRYCCFGCRFAAAVTQERNDEGAVRWTLTRLGVAIFFTMNVMVFTMALWTYDVYDVNPSEPLAGSLADLFRYICLICALPVLFLLGIPLAENALDNLQRRVLSTDLLLVTGVAAAYLYSGVSVFRGEGHVYFEVGCMVLVMVTLGRWLEAAGRLKATTALDALEKLIPETVRLIHNGEVRTVPVSEVAINDALRVLPGERFPVDGRLLQNETSVDEQVLTGEVRPVEKQVGDSVLGGTLNLDGDVLIAVTSPAGVGTLSRLIEFVRQARLSKGRYQRLADTLSGWFFPVMIVVATAACLYHGLSYSWDRGLLAGLSVVLIACPCALGLATPLAVWAAMGTAARAHVLFRSGMAMEQLAGVRAIRFDKTGTLTTGCLPVSKFLYAGDRELILHRAAILAASSTHALSAAIIEFANVNSTPHAQDRIQSLAGRGVVGRIDASDSDCYLGSLRFLLERGLTLSASLEEQIRNTNQNDAPMTYVGWGGEIRGVFLFDESLRLNARQVVAALASQGLDVGVLTGDHAARGQTLSQQLSLNVQAELLPEDKVAAITAAQRDIGPVAMVGDGINDAPALAASDVGIALGCGADVSREAAAVCLLGDDLASIPWILQLSRQTVRIIRQNLAWAVGYNTVGVGLACCGLLNPAWAAVLMAGSSFFVITNSLRLNYAASPSGGDHSSSQVAYGAIQDAALADDTPTGPMPEKAMTPV; encoded by the coding sequence ATGACCGATCCTCGGAACGCCTGCGAGTTTTGTGGACTGCCCGTTCCGGATCCTTGGTGGGGCTCGCACCGGCCGGAGGAGGACGACACTGAGCCGCGCTATTGTTGTTTCGGCTGTCGATTTGCCGCTGCAGTCACGCAGGAACGCAACGACGAGGGAGCGGTGCGCTGGACGCTGACCCGACTGGGGGTCGCCATCTTCTTCACGATGAACGTGATGGTCTTTACCATGGCGCTGTGGACCTACGACGTTTACGATGTCAATCCCAGCGAACCATTGGCCGGATCACTGGCCGACCTGTTCCGCTACATCTGTCTGATTTGCGCATTACCGGTGCTTTTCTTGCTGGGCATCCCGCTGGCAGAAAACGCCCTCGACAATCTACAGCGCCGTGTCTTGTCGACCGATTTGCTACTGGTCACAGGCGTGGCGGCTGCTTACCTTTATTCCGGCGTTTCGGTGTTTCGCGGAGAAGGGCACGTCTATTTCGAAGTCGGCTGCATGGTGCTGGTAATGGTCACCCTGGGACGGTGGCTGGAGGCGGCCGGACGTCTGAAAGCCACCACCGCTTTAGACGCCCTGGAGAAACTGATCCCCGAAACCGTGCGTCTGATCCACAACGGTGAAGTGCGGACCGTCCCGGTGTCCGAAGTCGCCATCAATGACGCGCTGCGCGTTCTGCCGGGTGAGCGTTTTCCCGTGGATGGCCGTCTTCTGCAAAATGAAACTTCGGTCGACGAACAGGTGCTGACCGGTGAAGTCCGCCCTGTGGAAAAACAGGTTGGCGACTCCGTGTTGGGAGGAACGCTCAACCTGGATGGTGATGTCTTGATCGCAGTCACATCGCCGGCGGGCGTCGGCACATTGAGCCGACTGATTGAATTCGTTCGCCAAGCCCGGCTCAGCAAAGGGCGGTATCAACGCTTGGCTGATACCTTGTCAGGTTGGTTTTTTCCGGTGATGATCGTCGTGGCAACGGCAGCCTGTCTCTATCACGGACTCAGTTATTCCTGGGACCGTGGTTTGCTGGCGGGGTTGTCAGTTGTCTTGATCGCCTGTCCTTGCGCGCTGGGCCTGGCGACGCCGTTGGCGGTCTGGGCGGCCATGGGAACAGCAGCGCGAGCGCATGTGTTGTTTCGCAGTGGAATGGCGATGGAACAACTCGCCGGCGTGCGGGCGATTCGCTTCGACAAGACCGGCACCTTGACGACCGGTTGCCTGCCGGTTTCAAAATTCCTTTACGCAGGGGACCGGGAACTCATACTGCACCGCGCCGCCATTCTTGCCGCATCGTCCACACACGCGCTGAGCGCAGCAATCATTGAATTCGCCAACGTGAATTCCACACCGCATGCCCAGGATCGCATTCAATCCCTGGCCGGACGCGGAGTCGTGGGCCGCATTGATGCCTCGGACAGCGATTGCTATCTGGGCAGCTTGCGCTTCCTGCTTGAGCGGGGACTGACGCTGAGCGCCTCGCTGGAGGAGCAAATTCGCAACACGAATCAAAACGATGCTCCGATGACCTACGTCGGTTGGGGGGGAGAGATTCGCGGCGTGTTTCTTTTCGACGAATCCTTGCGCTTAAATGCTCGACAAGTGGTTGCAGCACTTGCCAGTCAAGGACTCGATGTCGGCGTGCTCACCGGGGATCACGCAGCGCGTGGGCAAACGTTGTCGCAACAACTGTCGCTCAACGTACAAGCCGAACTCCTGCCGGAAGACAAGGTCGCCGCCATCACCGCCGCCCAGCGAGACATCGGTCCGGTCGCCATGGTCGGCGATGGAATCAACGACGCACCCGCCTTGGCCGCATCCGATGTGGGCATTGCCTTGGGCTGCGGCGCTGATGTGTCGCGCGAGGCGGCCGCTGTCTGCTTGCTGGGCGATGATTTGGCCAGTATTCCTTGGATCCTACAACTGTCGCGGCAAACTGTCCGCATCATCCGGCAGAACCTCGCCTGGGCGGTCGGGTACAATACGGTGGGAGTCGGGCTGGCCTGCTGCGGCCTCTTAAACCCCGCCTGGGCCGCCGTGTTAATGGCCGGGAGTAGTTTTTTCGTGATTACGAATTCCTTGCGTCTCAACTACGCGGCATCCCCAAGTGGCGGTGATCACTCATCATCACAGGTCGCTTATGGGGCAATTCAGGACGCTGCTTTGGCCGACGATACGCCGACCGGTCCCATGCCCGAAAAGGCAATGACGCCCGTATAA
- a CDS encoding sulfite exporter TauE/SafE family protein, whose product MMEWPLIFLAGFLGSSHCVGMCGGFALSIGMGATSWRNNLGRQLIYSLGRIFTYTFAGAVVGFLGVRLNHSDSGLVNVQAILSIVAGVLLVVQGFHSAGWLPVWRKSHTKSATCLARSFFGSFLTAPGLWNVFIAGLLTGFLPCGLVYAFLALAASLGTMSGGMALMAVFGAGTIPIMVLTGAGATALSVAARTRLLKIAAVCVILTGVSAVYRGTGYWDQPATDHCPVCDSPTVAIPMALPTP is encoded by the coding sequence ATGATGGAATGGCCGCTGATATTTCTGGCGGGATTCTTAGGCTCGTCGCACTGCGTCGGCATGTGCGGGGGGTTTGCGCTGTCGATTGGCATGGGAGCGACAAGCTGGAGAAACAATCTCGGCCGACAGTTGATTTATAGCCTGGGCCGAATTTTCACCTACACATTCGCCGGTGCGGTGGTCGGATTTCTCGGCGTGCGGTTGAACCACTCCGACAGCGGATTGGTGAATGTGCAGGCGATACTCTCAATCGTGGCCGGCGTGTTGCTCGTCGTCCAAGGGTTTCATTCCGCCGGTTGGCTCCCGGTCTGGAGAAAATCGCACACCAAGAGCGCGACCTGTTTGGCCCGTTCATTCTTTGGATCATTCTTGACGGCACCCGGACTTTGGAATGTCTTCATCGCCGGTTTGCTCACCGGCTTCCTCCCGTGCGGATTGGTCTACGCATTTCTGGCCCTCGCTGCCAGCTTGGGAACCATGTCCGGCGGAATGGCACTGATGGCTGTTTTTGGCGCCGGCACGATACCGATCATGGTGCTGACCGGTGCCGGTGCAACCGCGCTCAGCGTCGCCGCACGGACCCGCTTGCTCAAGATCGCCGCTGTCTGCGTCATCCTGACCGGCGTATCAGCCGTGTATCGGGGAACCGGCTACTGGGACCAACCCGCCACCGACCATTGCCCCGTCTGCGACAGCCCGACCGTCGCAATCCCCATGGCCCTGCCCA